A section of the Arabiibacter massiliensis genome encodes:
- a CDS encoding DUF2273 domain-containing protein, which produces MTQSVMHRQTAAPSNPKAANPRAGAAKSGGDQRKNASASSRPAETPSDAFANAASETKNDRGVYASMKKAFAPYVENHSHAVLYGIVGFVAAALILLVGFWPTVLLALFAAIGVIIGKYRDGDRKTREQMKNVLDRFN; this is translated from the coding sequence ATGACCCAGTCAGTTATGCACAGGCAGACGGCCGCTCCCTCCAACCCGAAAGCGGCCAACCCGCGCGCGGGAGCAGCCAAAAGCGGCGGCGACCAGCGCAAGAACGCCTCGGCTTCGTCCCGCCCGGCCGAGACGCCCTCCGACGCCTTCGCCAACGCGGCGTCCGAGACGAAGAACGACCGCGGCGTCTACGCAAGCATGAAGAAGGCGTTCGCGCCCTACGTGGAGAATCACAGCCATGCGGTGCTCTACGGCATCGTCGGCTTCGTCGCGGCGGCGCTCATCCTGCTCGTCGGCTTCTGGCCCACGGTGCTTCTGGCCCTGTTCGCCGCCATCGGCGTGATCATCGGCAAGTACCGCGACGGCGACCGCAAGACCCGCGAGCAGATGAAGAACGTCCTCGACCGATTCAATTAG
- a CDS encoding Asp23/Gls24 family envelope stress response protein, whose amino-acid sequence MTQSTMNPTSTKSTYDPYSSMDSQDKSYDLSELDDTKSEPVYKLVINENVVEKISSLAAQKIDGIIDMKGNVLSRIQEGLGNADKTKGVDADIVDDSNAKIDLDVILEYGKSAPDVFDEIKKVVGEDLKDMTGLNVVEMTVNVVDVMTPEEYAQKNGNNNSDDGQNGGSN is encoded by the coding sequence ATGACGCAGAGCACCATGAACCCCACCAGCACCAAGAGCACCTACGATCCCTACTCCTCCATGGATTCGCAGGACAAGTCCTACGACCTGAGCGAGCTTGACGACACGAAGTCCGAGCCGGTGTACAAACTGGTCATCAATGAGAACGTCGTCGAGAAGATCTCCTCGCTCGCCGCGCAGAAGATCGACGGCATCATCGACATGAAGGGCAACGTCCTCTCCCGCATCCAGGAGGGCCTCGGCAACGCCGACAAGACCAAGGGCGTGGACGCCGACATCGTCGACGACTCCAATGCCAAGATCGACCTCGACGTCATCCTGGAGTACGGCAAGTCGGCCCCCGATGTGTTCGACGAGATCAAGAAGGTCGTCGGCGAGGACCTCAAGGACATGACCGGCCTCAACGTGGTCGAGATGACCGTGAACGTGGTGGACGTCATGACCCCGGAGGAGTACGCCCAGAAGAACGGCAACAACAACAGCGACGACGGGCAGAACGGCGGCTCCAACTAG
- a CDS encoding Mbeg1-like protein, which yields MNLLDYLATEFATFDEKPFNPVDSAILSQFCMVRAEGIVPALRERKSFLDVGTLVQNLLSPARDEVRFVDLLRAERYGDMFTGLDPANVKDNLLALAASPRFRDMRVRDYLSLFDTERQTQFAAVTFVYKKDFAYVGFRGTDTSFTGWRENFNMVYNAPVPAQEQAVRYLEAVAPRLPKCLFVGGHSKGGNLAMYAALRANPAVQDRIERVFTHDGPGFKAGMVSSEEYAAIRDRVHKTVPQDSVVGMLMDSPADLDLRVVHSSEKGVMQHSVFSWDVDGDDFAYVEGLTDGARFTDAVVTQWLARFSDEEAAVVVDALFQALEASGARDATEVLMGGPKSIALLGEAAKNIDDDARDVLTGALGSLAEVAAREATSGLLQWIAPKAKG from the coding sequence ATGAACCTGCTCGATTACCTGGCCACCGAGTTCGCGACGTTCGACGAGAAGCCGTTCAACCCGGTGGACTCGGCCATCCTCTCGCAATTCTGCATGGTGCGCGCCGAGGGCATCGTGCCGGCGCTGCGCGAGCGGAAGTCGTTTCTGGACGTGGGCACGCTGGTGCAGAACCTGCTGTCGCCCGCGCGCGACGAGGTGCGCTTCGTCGACCTTTTGCGCGCCGAGCGCTACGGCGACATGTTCACCGGGCTCGACCCCGCCAACGTGAAGGACAACCTGCTGGCGCTGGCCGCAAGCCCGCGTTTCCGCGACATGCGCGTGCGCGACTACCTGAGCCTGTTCGACACCGAGCGGCAGACGCAGTTCGCCGCCGTGACGTTCGTGTACAAGAAGGACTTCGCCTACGTGGGGTTCCGCGGCACCGACACCTCGTTCACCGGCTGGCGCGAGAACTTCAACATGGTGTACAACGCGCCCGTGCCGGCGCAGGAGCAGGCCGTACGCTACCTTGAGGCCGTCGCGCCGCGGCTGCCGAAGTGCCTGTTCGTGGGCGGGCACTCGAAGGGCGGCAACCTGGCGATGTACGCGGCGCTGCGAGCGAATCCGGCCGTGCAGGATCGCATCGAGCGCGTGTTCACGCACGACGGCCCGGGCTTCAAGGCGGGCATGGTGAGCAGCGAGGAGTACGCCGCCATCCGCGACCGCGTGCACAAGACCGTGCCGCAAGACTCCGTGGTTGGCATGCTGATGGACTCGCCGGCCGACCTCGACCTGCGCGTGGTGCACAGTTCCGAGAAGGGCGTCATGCAGCACAGCGTGTTCAGCTGGGATGTGGACGGCGACGACTTCGCCTACGTCGAGGGCCTCACGGACGGCGCCCGGTTCACCGACGCCGTGGTCACCCAATGGCTGGCCAGGTTCTCCGACGAGGAGGCGGCCGTGGTGGTGGACGCCCTGTTCCAGGCACTCGAAGCGTCCGGCGCGCGGGACGCCACCGAGGTGCTCATGGGCGGGCCGAAGTCCATCGCGCTGTTGGGCGAGGCCGCCAAGAACATCGACGACGACGCGCGCGACGTGCTGACAGGCGCGCTGGGCTCGCTCGCCGAAGTGGCCGCCCGCGAGGCGACCTCGGGCCTGCTGCAATGGATCGCCCCCAAGGCGAAAGGGTAA
- a CDS encoding LuxR C-terminal-related transcriptional regulator, which translates to MGKTGGLTTGRRAQNAPAWFCPFLGIVGVRVWLGCLPYGQQVLGDGSLDLLLSTLFRGLFPVAVVLVARARPLGAKARRGLNVSATIVMIVLGELVWAGVLGDASLVALVVGSMMAGWLYIQWGEVYARLSLPTALLHICVSLSLAPLLVIGLTFLPPLLTGAALLVFPLMGCVAFERSFAAGLQRFEVGHASRTPSFGKGDSKWIISMAIYSFVWGIMQALPFGGAVAPTSMYHVVYRVAGALIVLVPLVQLYLLKSDFNLLSMWYVITAVTTASFLMVLVSDGALNSVALTLFATANYFILAYWWIRVVDFSQRSSRPPYVVFAFGWALMLVFTAFGELMAKWMGKLDNSMVILVSLGVFLVVVYLIALSRLEGRKVRAAEVPQVIIDLEAAPASIDEAVERSIERAAVAYRLTKREKEIVVLLCQGRTLQFCADKLGISLNTVRGHTKRLYAKLDVHSKEEMLDVLQKHREPASGDTKR; encoded by the coding sequence ATGGGGAAAACGGGGGGTTTGACGACGGGAAGGCGGGCTCAGAACGCCCCCGCCTGGTTTTGCCCGTTTCTGGGGATCGTGGGAGTGCGGGTGTGGCTTGGCTGTCTGCCCTACGGCCAGCAGGTGCTGGGAGACGGGAGCCTCGATCTTCTGCTCAGCACGCTGTTTCGCGGGCTGTTTCCCGTGGCCGTGGTGCTTGTCGCCCGGGCGAGGCCCTTGGGCGCGAAGGCCCGTCGCGGGCTCAACGTGAGCGCGACGATCGTGATGATCGTGCTCGGCGAGCTTGTGTGGGCGGGTGTGCTCGGAGACGCGAGCCTGGTGGCGCTCGTGGTGGGGAGCATGATGGCGGGGTGGCTCTACATTCAGTGGGGCGAAGTGTACGCGCGCCTCTCCCTTCCCACGGCGCTGCTCCATATCTGCGTGTCGCTCTCTCTTGCGCCGCTGCTCGTTATCGGCTTGACGTTTCTGCCTCCTCTGCTGACAGGTGCGGCTTTGCTGGTGTTTCCGCTCATGGGGTGCGTGGCGTTCGAGAGGTCGTTCGCAGCCGGCCTCCAGCGTTTCGAGGTGGGGCACGCTTCGCGCACGCCGTCGTTCGGGAAAGGCGATAGCAAATGGATCATCTCCATGGCCATCTACTCGTTCGTGTGGGGGATCATGCAGGCGCTTCCCTTCGGCGGTGCCGTTGCTCCGACGTCGATGTATCACGTGGTGTATCGCGTGGCGGGTGCCCTCATCGTTTTGGTGCCGCTCGTGCAGTTGTACCTTTTGAAGAGCGATTTCAATCTTTTGTCGATGTGGTATGTCATCACCGCTGTAACCACGGCAAGCTTCCTCATGGTGCTCGTGAGCGACGGCGCGCTCAACAGCGTGGCGCTCACCTTGTTCGCGACGGCGAACTACTTCATTCTGGCATACTGGTGGATTCGCGTCGTCGATTTTTCCCAGCGCTCATCGCGGCCTCCCTATGTCGTGTTCGCGTTCGGATGGGCCCTCATGCTGGTGTTCACGGCATTCGGCGAGTTGATGGCGAAGTGGATGGGGAAGCTTGACAACTCGATGGTCATCCTCGTGTCGCTCGGCGTGTTCCTCGTCGTGGTGTACCTCATAGCGTTGTCTCGGCTCGAGGGTCGCAAGGTTCGTGCTGCCGAGGTTCCGCAAGTCATCATCGACCTTGAGGCCGCGCCCGCTTCCATTGACGAGGCGGTCGAACGTAGTATCGAACGTGCCGCCGTCGCGTATCGATTGACGAAGCGCGAAAAGGAGATCGTCGTCCTGCTATGTCAGGGAAGGACACTCCAATTTTGCGCCGACAAGCTGGGCATCTCGCTCAACACGGTGCGCGGGCACACGAAGCGTTTGTACGCGAAGCTCGACGTGCACTCGAAGGAGGAGATGCTCGACGTTTTGCAGAAGCATCGCGAGCCAGCGTCGGGCGATACGAAGCGATGA
- a CDS encoding cytochrome c3 family protein → MDKGSKRRKLVTALCVTGVVIVGAGAGLWVWHEQPGFCGSVCHDTMGSYVESYEGGEMLASQHAQADVVCLDCHEAELHTQLAELQVQLSGEYRLPLAKMETDDAFCLRDGCHTREKIVTATADYAAGGGTKVNPHEITFSADYGDTESPHQVGGETAPCATCHTMHRTSAGIDYCYDACHHTQTFDSCYGCHDHR, encoded by the coding sequence ATGGACAAGGGAAGCAAGCGCAGGAAACTCGTGACGGCGCTGTGCGTCACCGGCGTCGTGATCGTCGGAGCCGGCGCGGGACTCTGGGTGTGGCACGAGCAACCGGGATTCTGCGGATCCGTTTGCCACGACACGATGGGGTCGTACGTGGAGTCGTACGAGGGCGGGGAGATGCTCGCAAGCCAACACGCCCAAGCGGACGTCGTATGCCTGGATTGCCACGAAGCCGAGCTCCACACCCAGCTCGCCGAACTGCAGGTGCAGCTGAGCGGCGAGTACCGGCTTCCGCTGGCGAAGATGGAAACCGACGACGCGTTCTGCCTGCGCGACGGATGCCACACGCGCGAAAAGATCGTCACGGCAACCGCCGACTACGCCGCAGGCGGCGGCACGAAGGTCAATCCGCACGAGATCACGTTCTCGGCCGACTACGGCGACACGGAGAGCCCTCACCAGGTTGGCGGCGAGACCGCCCCGTGCGCCACCTGCCACACCATGCATCGTACATCGGCAGGCATCGACTACTGCTACGACGCCTGCCACCACACGCAGACATTCGACTCATGTTACGGATGCCACGATCATCGCTGA
- a CDS encoding FAD-dependent oxidoreductase, which yields MKNELTRRSFIAGGASAMALGAFTLAGCSGGAGTGAVQSSDIDWAEETDVIVVGFGGAGAAAAINASEAGANVIVLEKAPEQDCGGNTSVSGGTMCVVDPSKLDMAHEFIRYQMPDTTADEEIDGYLEESATLEQWLIDHGADVKVGETRGSMYGALDTAEAFPKTLKVGGNGYGLFTFLKGAVESSAGVSVRYETSARRLIFDPATKEVLGVAASDASGEELNIKAKRGVVLCLGGFENNHQMKTAYYPPNVPIFPCGTPYNTGDGVGMVAEVGAQLRGFSSVEWGCHCCKLASEEVGVSCGFTWTDFECWNNSIMVNARGERFVNESGRTVSDRAIMRPLHDKSQLPELAFSMDTLSYTNLPMFFVCDDAKVSAGPVFNNCSAAAGNHWAHIHEWYTWSDDNQAEIEKGWLVKADTVEELADKLGIDPAGLAAAVATYNESCAAGADGAFGRTDALTPLGTPPFYGCELGLGLINTQGGPTRDGAHHVLDPEGNPIPRLYAGGEFGSLYGWLYQGAGNLPEALGARVAGANAANEEPWG from the coding sequence ATGAAAAACGAACTGACGCGCCGGTCCTTCATCGCAGGAGGGGCCTCTGCCATGGCCCTGGGCGCATTCACGCTCGCCGGTTGTTCAGGCGGAGCCGGAACCGGGGCCGTGCAATCGTCCGACATCGACTGGGCCGAGGAGACGGACGTCATCGTCGTCGGCTTCGGAGGGGCGGGCGCAGCTGCAGCAATCAACGCCTCCGAAGCCGGCGCGAACGTGATCGTGCTCGAAAAGGCGCCTGAGCAGGATTGCGGTGGCAACACCTCCGTCTCGGGCGGAACCATGTGCGTCGTCGACCCAAGCAAGCTGGACATGGCGCACGAGTTCATCCGCTACCAAATGCCCGATACCACCGCTGACGAGGAGATCGACGGTTACCTGGAGGAATCCGCCACGCTGGAACAGTGGCTCATCGACCACGGAGCCGATGTAAAGGTCGGGGAAACCAGGGGATCCATGTACGGCGCGCTCGATACAGCCGAGGCCTTTCCCAAGACGCTCAAAGTGGGCGGCAATGGCTACGGCCTGTTCACGTTCTTGAAGGGCGCGGTCGAGTCGTCGGCCGGCGTGTCCGTACGCTATGAAACCTCCGCCCGTCGGCTCATCTTCGACCCGGCGACCAAAGAGGTGCTCGGCGTTGCTGCTTCCGACGCGAGCGGCGAGGAACTCAACATCAAGGCGAAGCGCGGGGTGGTGCTCTGCCTGGGCGGCTTCGAGAACAACCACCAGATGAAGACCGCATACTATCCTCCGAACGTGCCCATCTTCCCCTGCGGCACCCCGTACAACACCGGGGACGGCGTGGGGATGGTCGCGGAAGTCGGCGCGCAGCTGCGCGGGTTCTCGTCGGTGGAATGGGGATGCCATTGTTGCAAGCTCGCCTCGGAGGAGGTCGGCGTATCATGCGGATTCACCTGGACGGACTTCGAGTGCTGGAACAACAGCATCATGGTGAACGCGCGCGGCGAGCGCTTCGTGAACGAGTCGGGGCGCACCGTGTCCGACCGCGCCATCATGCGCCCTCTGCACGACAAGTCGCAGCTCCCGGAGCTGGCGTTCAGCATGGACACCCTGAGCTACACCAACCTCCCCATGTTCTTCGTCTGCGACGATGCGAAGGTTTCGGCAGGCCCCGTGTTCAACAACTGCTCAGCTGCCGCCGGCAACCACTGGGCGCATATCCACGAGTGGTACACGTGGAGCGATGACAACCAGGCGGAGATCGAGAAGGGGTGGCTCGTCAAGGCCGACACAGTGGAGGAGCTTGCGGACAAGCTCGGAATCGATCCGGCGGGGCTCGCCGCCGCCGTCGCTACGTACAACGAGTCGTGCGCAGCCGGAGCCGACGGGGCCTTCGGACGCACCGATGCGCTCACACCCCTCGGCACGCCGCCGTTCTACGGATGCGAGCTGGGGCTCGGCCTTATCAACACGCAGGGCGGCCCCACGCGCGACGGGGCGCACCATGTGCTCGACCCCGAAGGGAACCCCATCCCGCGTCTCTACGCTGGCGGCGAGTTCGGCTCTCTCTATGGCTGGCTCTACCAAGGAGCCGGCAACCTGCCCGAAGCGCTCGGCGCCCGCGTTGCCGGAGCCAATGCCGCGAACGAGGAGCCTTGGGGGTAG
- a CDS encoding BRO family protein, whose protein sequence is MAPVQSLKLFEDSRIRALWDEREEEWYFSIVDVVSVLSATGNPRRYWSDLKRKLEEEGSQVYDFIVHLKLRAPDGKMRATDCATTQGVLRIIQSIPSPKAEPFKLWLAQVGAERIEETIDPEQAIDRALETYLKKGYSPEWVNQRLQAISVRKELTDEWVERGVSKDSEFAILTDEISKAWAGMTTRQYKNHKGLTKENLRDNMSTLELVLNMLAEATTTELSKTEGPETFAQSKDVARRGGSVAGNARREIESQTGKPVITSKNAQDFKRILGDVIEATAEEVSPSKESGDGA, encoded by the coding sequence ATGGCACCCGTGCAATCGCTCAAGCTGTTCGAAGACTCCCGCATTCGCGCTCTTTGGGATGAGCGCGAAGAGGAGTGGTATTTCTCGATCGTCGACGTCGTGTCGGTGCTCTCAGCAACTGGTAATCCGCGTAGGTACTGGAGCGATCTCAAGCGAAAGTTGGAGGAGGAGGGGAGTCAAGTGTACGATTTTATCGTACACTTGAAATTACGGGCCCCCGATGGAAAGATGCGGGCCACGGACTGCGCGACGACGCAGGGTGTCCTGCGCATCATTCAGTCCATTCCCTCGCCCAAAGCCGAGCCCTTCAAGCTCTGGCTCGCCCAAGTGGGTGCCGAGCGCATAGAGGAAACCATCGACCCTGAGCAAGCGATCGACCGGGCGCTTGAGACGTATCTGAAGAAGGGCTACAGCCCCGAATGGGTGAACCAGCGCCTGCAGGCTATCTCCGTTCGCAAAGAGCTGACTGACGAATGGGTTGAGCGCGGGGTGTCGAAGGACTCCGAATTCGCCATCCTCACTGACGAGATATCGAAAGCGTGGGCGGGAATGACTACGCGCCAATATAAGAATCATAAAGGGCTCACTAAAGAGAACCTGCGTGACAACATGAGCACGCTCGAGCTGGTGCTCAACATGCTCGCGGAGGCGACGACGACCGAACTGTCGAAGACCGAGGGGCCGGAGACGTTCGCGCAAAGCAAGGATGTGGCCCGACGGGGTGGCTCGGTGGCGGGCAACGCGCGGCGAGAAATCGAGTCTCAGACGGGCAAGCCGGTCATCACATCGAAGAATGCTCAGGATTTCAAGCGCATCCTTGGGGACGTGATCGAAGCGACTGCCGAGGAGGTTTCTCCCAGCAAAGAATCCGGCGATGGCGCGTAA
- a CDS encoding Fic family protein, translating into MSGYASLEKLFYSDSSSERVEHVKTEAEKRLGDPSTFRTGIELSSGELFLATPRELSLLNEKMLRVERKVSQLWRDLPGIAQWAYLRSLIMDEIMFTNEMEGVHSSRRQIEEALESAEAKRPTKEAKRFREFASLYLELTDSNHVYPQTPADIRAIYDKVVADAIDERDLPDGKLFRAGLVDVKSASQKTLHTGVGPEDKIVEMVRQMIDLVASPDIPQTYSAILSHFLFEYIHPFYDGNGRTGRYLLALYLSEPLSKTTVLSLSRVIAENKGKYYKAFDVTERPMNHAEATFFVMQIMELIRLAQDSLIESIELKRAQLDAACACMDRLASECRRADMAVNVLFVMAQFHLFGAFPEASLKDIARNLDVSTQTARRYLQELEEKGLVAAVSKKPLKFVLSDKTVEALEMPAA; encoded by the coding sequence ATGAGCGGCTATGCATCGTTAGAAAAACTCTTCTATTCCGATTCGTCATCCGAGCGCGTCGAGCATGTGAAGACCGAGGCGGAGAAGCGGCTCGGCGATCCGTCGACGTTCCGCACGGGCATCGAGCTGTCCTCAGGTGAGCTCTTCTTGGCGACGCCGCGCGAGCTGTCTCTCCTTAACGAGAAGATGCTCCGCGTGGAGCGCAAGGTTTCCCAGCTGTGGCGCGACTTGCCCGGCATCGCCCAATGGGCGTATTTGCGCAGCCTCATCATGGACGAGATCATGTTCACCAACGAGATGGAGGGCGTCCACAGCTCCCGCCGGCAGATCGAGGAGGCGCTCGAAAGCGCGGAGGCGAAACGGCCGACGAAAGAGGCGAAGCGGTTCAGGGAATTCGCCAGCCTCTACCTTGAGCTCACCGACTCGAACCACGTGTACCCGCAGACGCCTGCCGACATCAGGGCGATTTACGACAAGGTGGTGGCCGACGCCATCGACGAACGCGATCTGCCGGACGGGAAGCTGTTCCGGGCCGGGCTCGTGGACGTGAAGTCGGCGAGCCAGAAAACGCTGCACACGGGAGTGGGCCCGGAGGACAAGATCGTCGAGATGGTCAGGCAGATGATCGATCTGGTCGCCTCGCCCGACATCCCTCAGACGTACTCGGCCATCCTCTCGCATTTCCTGTTCGAGTACATCCATCCGTTCTACGACGGCAACGGAAGGACGGGCCGGTACCTGCTGGCGCTCTATTTGAGCGAGCCGCTGTCGAAGACGACGGTGCTCTCCCTTTCGCGCGTGATCGCGGAGAACAAGGGCAAGTACTACAAGGCGTTCGACGTGACCGAGCGTCCGATGAACCATGCTGAAGCCACCTTCTTCGTCATGCAGATCATGGAGCTGATCAGGCTGGCGCAAGACTCGCTGATCGAGAGCATCGAGTTGAAACGGGCGCAGCTTGACGCCGCGTGCGCGTGCATGGATCGGCTTGCATCGGAATGCCGGCGCGCCGACATGGCTGTGAACGTGCTGTTCGTCATGGCCCAGTTCCACCTATTCGGTGCGTTTCCCGAGGCGTCGCTCAAGGATATCGCCAGGAACCTAGACGTGAGCACGCAGACGGCGCGGCGGTACCTGCAGGAGCTGGAGGAGAAGGGCCTCGTCGCAGCCGTATCGAAGAAGCCGCTCAAGTTCGTGTTGAGCGACAAGACAGTGGAGGCGCTCGAAATGCCTGCGGCGTAG
- a CDS encoding SHOCT domain-containing protein, translating into MKILGMGIPELLVIGAVFFFALVVVAIVLVVNRSSTSKPIPPVQYAPHNDVALRSAAAYQRLTQLDDLRKRGALTEEEFQQKKQEVMADL; encoded by the coding sequence ATGAAGATCCTCGGCATGGGAATCCCTGAGCTCCTGGTTATCGGAGCGGTGTTCTTCTTCGCGCTGGTCGTGGTGGCTATCGTGCTGGTGGTGAACCGGTCGTCAACCTCGAAACCCATCCCACCGGTTCAATACGCTCCGCACAACGATGTCGCGCTCCGCAGCGCCGCCGCGTACCAGCGCCTGACCCAACTAGACGACCTGCGCAAACGCGGCGCGCTCACCGAAGAGGAGTTCCAGCAGAAGAAGCAAGAGGTCATGGCCGATCTGTAG